In a single window of the Methanobrevibacter sp. genome:
- a CDS encoding phosphopantothenate/pantothenate synthetase codes for MIPKSHPRYESLLLRDKMVKASKEGYLADSALIAHGRGEAFDYLIGEKTTYPAKRAMYVAVAALLLSKNPVISVNGNATALAIDEIIEFANAINAKIEINLFYRTDSRVKIITQLYKDHGYKNILGGLDDDIEYINDIENNRASASKSGIYTADTILIPLEDGDRAEILKKGGKNIITIDLNPLSRTSKMSDVSIMDNIVRAIPFMTKIADDLKTQDKKVLVELVNEFDNEENLKESLGQIKVKE; via the coding sequence ATGATACCAAAATCACACCCTCGATACGAATCATTACTCTTAAGAGATAAAATGGTTAAAGCATCAAAAGAAGGTTATCTAGCAGATTCAGCATTAATTGCACATGGTAGAGGAGAAGCTTTTGACTATTTAATTGGTGAAAAGACAACATACCCTGCAAAAAGAGCAATGTATGTTGCAGTTGCAGCATTACTTTTATCAAAAAATCCTGTTATTTCTGTTAATGGAAATGCAACTGCACTTGCTATTGATGAAATAATTGAGTTTGCAAATGCTATTAATGCTAAAATTGAAATTAATTTATTCTACAGAACTGACAGCAGAGTCAAAATCATTACACAATTATACAAAGATCACGGATATAAGAATATACTTGGTGGTCTTGATGATGATATCGAATACATCAATGATATTGAAAATAATAGAGCAAGCGCAAGTAAAAGCGGAATTTATACCGCTGATACAATTTTAATTCCTCTTGAAGATGGTGACAGGGCAGAAATATTGAAAAAAGGTGGAAAAAATATTATTACAATTGATTTAAATCCACTTTCCAGAACATCAAAAATGTCTGACGTTTCTATTATGGACAATATTGTTCGTGCAATACCATTCATGACAAAAATAGCTGATGATTTAAAAACACAAGACAAAAAAGTATTGGTTGAACTTGTTAATGAATTTGACAATGAAGAAAATTTAAAAGAATCCTTAGGACAAATTAAAGTAAAAGAGTGA